From the genome of Abyssibacter profundi:
CTTCAGGCTTGGGTCGGCAGCTCGGAGACGAGCTGGATGTGCAGGGCCTCGTCGGAGGTGGCTTCCCGCAAGGCCTGGACGAAGCCGTCATCGGACAGGCGCTCGGCAATGGCCTTGAGAATGTCCAGATGGGTCTGCGTGGCATCCTGGGGGACCAGCAGGCCGAAGATCAGGTCAACCTGGGCGCCATCATGGGCGTCATAGTCGATGGCCGACTCCAAACGGACGAAGGCAGCGGCCGGCTTGTCCAGCCCGCGCATCCGGCCATGTGGAATGGCGACGCCGCCTTCCAGGGCTGTGCTGCCCAGTTTTTCCCGGTTGACCAAGCTGGTCAGGACATCGGTGGCGCTCAGGTCGGGTGCAACCTCGACCAGTAGTTTGGACAGCTCTTCCAGGGCGCGTTTCTTGCTGGCAATCGATCCGAGTGAACGGACCTGGGCAGGCGCGAGGAGATCGGCAAGTTCCATCGGGAATCTCCGTGGGATTCGGTGAACGGAAAGGTTTCAGCCGCTAGTGTACCAACCAAAACGACGCGGGGCCGGCGACGTTTTGGCGTCGCCGGCCCCGCTTGTGAGGGCTCCTCTGCTTGCACAGATGA
Proteins encoded in this window:
- a CDS encoding PTS sugar transporter subunit IIA — translated: MELADLLAPAQVRSLGSIASKKRALEELSKLLVEVAPDLSATDVLTSLVNREKLGSTALEGGVAIPHGRMRGLDKPAAAFVRLESAIDYDAHDGAQVDLIFGLLVPQDATQTHLDILKAIAERLSDDGFVQALREATSDEALHIQLVSELPTQA